ATGGCACCAAAAAGAACCGAAGTTGCGGCCAACAAAACCAGAATTGGGAGAAGTATTTTCATCGCTGGCGCCATCCGCAACAGATGCCGACGACGCTTTCCGACGGAGACCTCCTTAAGCGCCCACGCCAGATTGCCAGCCTCTTGAGCCGAAGTGACCAGCGCTGCTTCCCCCCGATTCAAAACACCTTCCATCCGTAGGGCTTCAATCCAGTTGCCGCCGGCCCTTTGCTGGGCATGCACATGCCGGGCAATCCGCCGCACCCGGTCGGCCGGGAACTTGGTCTTGATCACCTCCAAGGCACTTTGCAGCGGCAAGTCGGCCGCGACCACTACCGATAGTACGTTCAGCAAGCGACATTCGTTCAACGGACCATGCACCCAACGCAGGCCCCAGGGGAGCTCGCTAAACCAACCGAACTGCACCATCACCACCATCAAAAACAGGAGGAAGGCAATCGGAATCACAAAGTACAAGCACCACAAGATCACGTCGGTCGACCATTCGCTCCAGCCCCAGATCGCCGGGAACGTGCTCGAACCAATATCGAAATCGTTCAGAATCATCGCCAAGACCGGCTTGATCTTCGCTTCCATGAACGTGAGTAACGCGACCTGGAAGAAACCCACCATCACCACGGTGATCAAGCCGCCGAGGAAGATGTCGAGGTTGCCATAGTTCACGGTGTCGTCACCGGTGAATCGCTTGGAATGTCGATTCACTTCCGGAATGCTTCCCAGGGCACTTCCCAGTTCCAGAGTCATCAACGTTTCCGCGGGCAGGAACACCTTCGACTTGCGGGCCGCGTCGACCATTGGCATGCCGGCACCCATCGACTTGGCCAACTGACCTGCCCGGCGTTCTTGAAGCCCGGTTGCTTCCTGCCGATAGGCCACCACGCTGGCGATCGGCGGGATCCCTTTTTCGAGCCCTGCCAAAACAACCGACATCAGCCCGCGATTCTCCATCACGCGATACCGCTGAATCCCGAAGCCAAACAGGACCAGGCAAACAAACGGAAT
This genomic interval from Bremerella sp. JC817 contains the following:
- a CDS encoding type II secretion system F family protein, whose amino-acid sequence is MAVLLGMVLLVLATQWDSTTHEQPTMMRRSLRLLAWLFICIGGMGWWVGVSGFVAIILIPFVCLVLFGFGIQRYRVMENRGLMSVVLAGLEKGIPPIASVVAYRQEATGLQERRAGQLAKSMGAGMPMVDAARKSKVFLPAETLMTLELGSALGSIPEVNRHSKRFTGDDTVNYGNLDIFLGGLITVVMVGFFQVALLTFMEAKIKPVLAMILNDFDIGSSTFPAIWGWSEWSTDVILWCLYFVIPIAFLLFLMVVMVQFGWFSELPWGLRWVHGPLNECRLLNVLSVVVAADLPLQSALEVIKTKFPADRVRRIARHVHAQQRAGGNWIEALRMEGVLNRGEAALVTSAQEAGNLAWALKEVSVGKRRRHLLRMAPAMKILLPILVLLAATSVLFGAIGIFLPIINLVTNLSLSTAGWN